The Triticum dicoccoides isolate Atlit2015 ecotype Zavitan chromosome 6A, WEW_v2.0, whole genome shotgun sequence genome has a window encoding:
- the LOC119317435 gene encoding CAAX prenyl protease 1 homolog: MALPYLEAVLCFMTLNYIFETYLNIRQHRALKLPTLPKSLAKVISHEKFEQARAYSLDKSNFNFVREAITIVCDIVILYYKVLPWFWKKSGVLVTNVGLNAENEIIHTLAFLAGVMVWSQITDLPFSLYSTFVIEARHGFNKQTFWLFIWDMIKGILLSVVLAPPIVAAIIVIVQNGGPYLAIYLWGFMFALALLMMTIYPIMIAPLFNKFTPLPEGSLREKIEKLADSLKFPLKKLFVVDGSTRSSHSNAYMYGFFKNKRIVLYDTLIQQCSNDNEIVSVLAHELGHWKLNHTAYSFVAVQLLTFMQFGGYTLVRNSKDLFESFGFEDQPVIIGLIIFMHTIIPIQHLLSFCLNLVSRAFEFQADAFAKNLGYAPELRGALVKLQEENLSAMNTDPWYSAYHYSHPPLVERLSALEDLDSKKEN; this comes from the exons ATGGCGCTGCCCTACCTGGAGGCCGTCCTGT GCTTTATGACTCTCAATTACATATTTGAGACATATCTTAACATCAGGCAGCATAGAGCCCTTAAGTTACCAACATTGCCAAAATCCCTGGCAAAAGTAATTAGTCATGAAAAATTTGAGCAGGCGAGAGCTTATAGCCTGGACAAAAG CAATTTCAATTTTGTACGTGAGGCCATAACTATAGTATGTGATATCGTAATACTGTACtataaagttcttccttggttttggaaG AAATCTGGAGTGTTAGTAACCAATGTTGGCCTGAATGCAGAAAATGAGATAATACACACCCTTGCATTCTTAGCAGGTGTCATGGTTTGGTCACAG ATCACAGACTTGCCATTCTCTCTATACTCGACTTTTGTTATTGAGGCTCGACACGGTTTTAACAAG CAAACATTCTGGCTCTTCATTTGGGACATGATCAAGGGAATTTTGCTGTCCGTTGTACTCGCACCACCAATTGTGGCTGCTATCATCGTCATAGTACAG AATGGAGGGCCTTACCTAGCAATATATCTCTGGGGTTTTATGTTTGCACTAGCTCTCCTGATGATGACAATTTACCCCATCATGATAGCTCCTCTGTTCAACAAATTCACTCCT CTTCCCGAAGGCTCACTCAGGGAGAAAATAGAGAAGTTGGCAGATTCCCTCAAGTTTCCTCTGAAAAAGCTTTTTGTGGTGGATGGGTCTACTCGATCAAGCCACAGTAAT GCTTACATGTATGGGTTTTTCAAGAATAAGCGCATTGTTCTCTATGACACATTGAtacaacag TGTAGTAATGATAATGAGATAGTTTCTGTTCTTGCGCACGAGCTTGGGCACTGGAAACTTAATCACACTGCATATTCCTTTGTAGCTGTGCAG CTGCTTACATTTATGCAATTCGGAGGATACACTCTTGTAAGGAATTCCAAAGATCTCTTTGAAAGTTTTGGTTTCGAGGATCAGCCTGTAATCATTGGACTGATCATTTTTATG CACACCATTATACCCATCCAACACCTTCTGAGTTTTTGCCTCAACCTTGTCAGCAGAGCATTTGAATTTCAG GCTGATGCTTTTGCCAAGAACCTTGGGTATGCTCCTGAGCTCAGGGGAGCCCTTGTTAAACTACAG GAAGAGAACTTATCGGCAATGAACACAGATCCGTGGTACTCAGCATACCACTACTCCCATCCACCCCTTGTTGAAAGACTGTCTGCTCTTGAAGACCTGGACAGCAAGAAAGAGAACTGA